In the bacterium genome, one interval contains:
- a CDS encoding molybdenum cofactor guanylyltransferase, whose amino-acid sequence MNSIILAKGEKSKRTGLDKALIEINSKKLIEIIIERIKPVFDKIYIVSLNPEKFENYKDEKIDVIKDGFGCGPLGGIYTGLSISSSLYNFVFACDMPFINVDFVRYMMGIKKNYDVLVPVYKNRYEVLFAIYSKNVLKVMEEMIKRGEYRVREILNRAKVEYISQDIIEKFGWQESFFNLNTKNDILILKHGKFNKF is encoded by the coding sequence ATGAACTCAATAATTCTTGCAAAAGGAGAAAAAAGTAAAAGGACTGGTTTAGATAAGGCATTAATTGAAATCAATAGTAAAAAATTGATTGAGATTATTATTGAAAGGATAAAACCTGTTTTTGATAAAATTTATATTGTATCTTTAAATCCTGAAAAATTTGAAAATTATAAGGATGAAAAGATTGATGTAATAAAAGATGGGTTTGGATGTGGACCACTTGGAGGGATTTATACTGGTCTTTCAATCTCAAGTTCTTTATATAATTTTGTTTTTGCCTGTGATATGCCTTTTATAAATGTTGATTTTGTTAGATATATGATGGGAATAAAGAAAAATTATGATGTTTTAGTTCCTGTTTATAAAAATAGATATGAAGTTCTTTTTGCGATTTATAGTAAGAATGTTTTAAAAGTAATGGAAGAGATGATAAAAAGAGGGGAATACAGAGTAAGGGAAATTTTAAATAGGGCAAAGGTTGAGTACATAAGCCAGGATATAATTGAAAAGTTTGGTTGGCAGGAAAGTTTTTTTAATTTAAATACAAAAAATGATATTCTTATTTTAAAACATGGAAAATTTAATAAGTTTTGA